The Haloarcula rubripromontorii genomic interval TTGTTCTCCAGGAGATGAGTGCGCGGCTGGGCCTTGTCTCGGGGGAGGGACTCGGTGAAGCACTTCGGGAGCGGTTCGACAATCAGATCGTCGAGTACGTGAGTATATTCCTCGTTGTCGGCGCGATCGGCGTCGGGACCGCTGCCTACGAGGCCGGGAATATCCTCGGCGGTGCCGCAGGGCTCGCGACGATCACGGGTATCGACTCGACGGTGTGGGGGGTCGTGATGGGACTCGTGGCCGGACTCCTGCTCTACACTGGCCGCTACAAACTGATCGAACGCGCGCTCATCGGTCTGGTCGCCGTGATGGCGTTCTCGTTCGTGGCATCGGCTATCCTTATCGGTCCTGACCCGGGTGCGATTGCGATGGGGTTCGTCCCCGGTATCCCCTCGGGGTCGCTGTACCTCATCACCGGCCTCATCGGAACGACCATCGTCGGATACAACCTGTTCCTGCACGCGAGTAACGTCCAGGAACGGTGGAGCGGTCCCGACGATATCGGTCACTCGCGCATCGACACAGTCCTGTCAATCGTTGCGGGCGGCGTGATCACGATTACGATAATGGTGACCGCGGCCGCAGCATTCGAGCCAGGGACCCAGATCAGCGATATCGGTCAGATGGCCGAACAACTGCGACCCATCGCGGGGCCGTACGCCGAACTGTTCTTCAGCATCGGCATCTTCGCCGCCGGGTTCACGAGCGCGACGACAGCGCCGCTTGCGGGTGCATGGGCGACTACAGGGGCGCTCGGCTGGGAATCAGACATGCAGAGCACTCAGTTTCGCGCCGTCTGGGGGACCATCCTCAGTGTCGGGGTGCTTTCGGTGTTGCTGGGTGGCAGTCCCGTCCAGATTATCGTGTTCGCACAGGTTGTCAACGGAATTTTATTGCCAATCGTCGCGGTGTTCTTGATATATGCGATGAACCAGCGGGACCTCCTCGGCGAGTACACGAACGGGTCGATAGCGAACGCCCTCGGCGCGATTGTGACGCTCATCGTCGTGTGGCTCGGGGTTCGGACGCTGCTCAGCGTCGCGGGGGTGCTGTAGATGGGCGGCCGGCGGATCGGTGTCGACGTCGGTGGCACTTTCACCGACGTGACGCTGTCGCTCGACGGCGAACTCGTGACTGCGAAAGTTCCGAGTACCGAAGATCAGAGCGAGGGCGTCATCGCCGGGATCGAGAAGGCCTGCAAAGCGGCCGACATCGACCCTGAGACCGTAAGCGAGTTCTCACATGCGATGACGGTCTCGGTCAACGCGTTGCTCGAAGAGGACGGCGCAAAGACCGCGCTCGTCACGACCGACGGGTTCCGGGATGTGCTGGAGATCGGTCGGCAGGATCGCCCGTCGCTGTACGACCTGTCCGCCGAAAAGCCGACGCCGTTGGTTCCCAGACGCCGACGCTTCGAGGTGTCCGAACGAACGACCACGGACGGTATCGAACAGTCCGTCGACGAGAGCGAAGTGCGGGCAATCGCCGAGCAGCTGCGCGAGATGGATGTCGAGTCCGTTGCCGTCTCGCTGCTGCACGCGTACGCGCACCCTGAAAACGAAACACGCGTCGCAGACATCCTTCGGGATGAACTCGACGTGCCCGTCTCAGCCTCACACGAAGTCCTCGCCGAGTTCCGCGAGTACGAGCGGACATCGACGACGGCCGTCGACGCGTACGTACGGCCGGCGATTGACCGCTACGTCAGCCACCTGACCGACCGTGCGCGGGACCTCGGACTCCCACAGCCCCGGATCATGCAGGCCAACGGTGGGATCACCGAAGCCGACACCGTCAGGCGGAACGCCGTGACGACTGTCCTTTCTGGCCCTGCCGCTGGCGTCGTCGGGGCAGGTTCGATGGCCGACGACGAGCAGGACGGGCTCGTCACGTTCGATATGGGCGGGACCTCTAGCGACGTGAGTCTCGTCCGTGATGGCGAAGCGGAGCGGACGACGGAGGGCGTCATCAACGAGCGGCCGATCAAGACGCCGATGGTCGACGTCGAAACAGTCGGGGCCGGTGGCGGGTCTATCGCCTGGGTCGACGCCGGAGGCGCACTCCGAATCGGCCCGCGCTCCGCCGGAGCTACGCCCGGCCCCGCCTGCTACGGGAAGGGCGGGACTGAGCCGACCGTCACCGACGCGAACCTCGTGCTGGGCTATATCGGCGCAAGTACCAGCCTGGGTGGCGAACTGTCTCTCGACGAGGACGCGGCGTACGACGCGCTTGCTGACCTCGCCGACGAGGCGGGTCTCGATGGTCCCCTCGAAGCCGCTCGTGGCGTCTATCGCGTTGCCAATGCGAACATGACCAGAGCCATTCGCTCCGTGACCGTCGAGCGCGGGTACGACCCGCGGAAGTTCGGGCTGGCTGCGTTCGGGGGTGCTGGGCCGATGCACGCGGCAGCCATCGCAGATAGCCTCGATATGGATCGGGTGGTGATTCCACGCGCCTCAGGTGTGCTATCAGCGTACGGCCTGCTCGCAGCCGACGAGAAGCGCGACGCAGTACGGACGTATCAGCGGTCGCTTGACGCCGTCGACCACGACGACGTCGATGCAGTCTACGAGGACATGGCCGACGAACTGCTGGCTGAGGTCAGCAACCGCGAGACGGCGACAGTGCGTTGCTCCGCCGACCTCCGGTACGCCGGCCAGAGTTTCGAACTTACCGTGGATGTCGACCGGCCGTTCGACACCGCGGACGCACGCGAGCGGTTCGCCACAGCCCACCAGTCCGCGTACGGGTATCGAGCGGACGAGTCGGTCGAACTGGTGAACTGTCGCGTGACGACGACCGTCGAACGAAGCGCGCCGCCGGTCGAGTACGCCGCGGAGGGCGACCCACAGAAAGGGTCCCGGGAAGCAGTGTTCGCCGACGCAGTCCGCGAAACACCAGTCTACGGACGGGCGCAACTGCCACCACAGGATAGAATCGACGGCCCCGCGATTATCGAGGGCGATGAGAGTACAATTGTCGTCCCGCCGGCCTGGAACGTCTGGGTCCGCGATGACGGGACACTGATAATGGCGGTGAGCGACACATGAACGACGAAGCCACGACACCGAGTGACGAACAGGAGGCAATCGATCCCGTAACGCTGGAAATCCTCAGGAACCAGCTTGAGAGTGTTGCAACCGAGATGGGCCACGTGCTCATCCGCGGGGCGTACTCCCCGAACATCAAGGAACGCCAGGACTGCTCGACGGCGCTTTTCGACGCGTCGGGTCGGATGGTCGCACAGGCGGAACACATCCCTGTACATCTCGGCGCGATGCCCGATGCGGTGGATGTTGTCCTCCAGAAGGACCCGAAGCCGGGTGACGTGTTCATCGTCAACGACCCGTTCGCCGGCGGGACACACCTGCCGGATATCACGCTCGTCTCGACGATAGCACCCAACGACGAGGTGATCGGGTATGCAGTCTCGCGAGCCCATCACGCCGACGTGGGCGGGAGTTCGCCGGGGAGCATGCCTCCGGGTGCAAAGGAGATTTACGAGGAGGGGTTCCGACTGCCTGCTGTTCGACTCGTCGACGGCGGCGAACCCAACGCGGCAGTTCACGACCTCATCCGTGCCAACGTCCGGACCCCGGACGAGCGTGAGGCGGACCTCCGTGCGCAGCGCGCTGCGAACGAACGAGCCGAGGAACGTATCGGTGAACTCCTCGAAGAACACGGGTCGACCTTGCTCGATGCGTTCGATGCCGTCATCGAGTACTCCCGCGAGCGGGTTGAGACGGAACTCGACGCGCTTCCGGACGGAACGTATCGAGCGCAGGATATCCTCGAAGGCGACGGCGTGACCGACGCCGACATCCCGATCACGGTGGCCGTCACCATCGATGGAGCCTCGGTTTCTGTCGACTTCGCCGGGACCGCCGATCAGGTGGCGGGCAACCTGAACGCGCCGCTTTCAGTCGCAAAGAGCGCGGTCTATTTCGTCGTCCGAGCGATCACCGACCCGGAGATTCCGCCGAACCACGGCTGTTACGAGCCGGTGTCCGTCTCCGCGCCTGCAGGGTCAGTACTCAACCCGGACGCGCCCGCTGCAGTCGTCGGCGGCAACGTCGAGACGAGTCAGCGCGTCATGGATGTCACACTGGCGGCACTCGCCACGGCAGTCCCCGACAGGGTTCCTGCCGGTGGACAGGGAACGATGAACAACCTCATTATCGGCGACCGAGCCGGGGAGTTTACCTATTACGAGACAATCGGCGGCGGGTTCGGTGCCCGGCCCGGGAAAGACGGGATGGACGGCGTACAGGTCGGCATGACGAACACGCTCAACACGCCTGTCGAAGCGATGGAGACCGAGTATCCGCTCCGGGTCGAGCGGTACGCGCTGCGTCCGTCGAGCGGCGGCGACGGCCGATACCGCGGCGGACTGGGCCTCGAACGCACCGTCACCGTCGAGACCGACGCAACCGTGTCACTGCTGACTGAGCGCCGACGAACGGCCCCCGATGGAATCGACGGCGGCAAAGACGGCGCGACAGGGGAGAATCTTGTCGACGGCGAGCCAGTTCCCGCGAAGGCTTCCGTTGACGTCGAGGCCGGGTCGACAATCTCCGTCCGAACACCCGGCGGCGGCGGGCACGGCGACCCAGCAGAGCGGGACCCGGAAGCGAAAGAGCGGGACCGACAGGACGGAAAGGTAGACAACCAGTGACGTATTGGTTCGGTTGTCCCTGATAGAACACGACCGAGCTGTGAAGCGGTTTGTTCGAGCGCTACGCTCATACGACAGGAACACAGTACTGTGTACTGAGATGAAGGTCCCGATCGGAATCACGACCCTCCACCTTTCACAGAAGAGCGCGCTTCTGTTGCTCCTCGCAGTTGGCCTTCTCGGGTTTGGGGGGTACGACTACGTCCAGCAGTCACAGGCGGTCGACAACGCCGTTGCCGTCCAGGCAACCATCACCGACGCTCGCGTCGACCGGATGGAAGGCGGTCGTGGGATCGACTACGAGCCGGAGATTCGCTACACGTACCAGTATCAGGGGGAGACGTACACCAGCGAGCAAGTGTTCCCGAGCACGGGCGTTCGGACGTACTCCGACCGGTCGAGAGCAGAGTCAGTGGTCGAGTCCTACGAGCCGGGAGCAACGACCCGCGCGTACGTCTCACCGGCCGACCCGAACGACGCGTTCCTCGTTCGAGAGCGGACGCCGTGGCCACTGCGAGCCATCGCCATCGGCGGTTTCCTCTCTGTCATCGGGGTGCTGGCCGGGCTGGGGGCGAAGAGCCCGGGTCAGCAGGAGCTCCGTCCGGCAAGCGAGGTGCAGCCAGCGCCACGCGAGACCTGGGTTGACAGTCACGGCGAGACAGTTCACCGGCTATCGAAACAGGGACTCGGTGTTTGTTTCGTCGGGTTCTGGCTCTCGCTGGTTGCGCTGGTTTTCGGTCTCCTGAACACCACCGGTGGGTTCGGAGGCCCGCCACAGGAGATTCAGGCAGAACTTCTGGGACCGGTCGGGCTCTCGATGCTCGCGGGGTTCAGCTTCTGGGTCGGGATGGTCCTCTCACTGTGCCTGTATGGCGTCTGGTCGTTCACCGAATACCGGCAGCTCCGGCAGCGGCTGTCTGCGTCAAAACCGCCGAGTCCGTTCAGACACCCGAGTCGGCTTGTTACGATACTCGGAACCGGCGACGGTGATTTGAGCGAGTACGGACAGCGTGTCCGGCTGACTGGATGGGTATTGCTGATTGCTGCCGGGATGACGGCGACGCTGGCGTATCTCCTCTACACTGCAAGCTGACCAGGCACCTGGGGTCGGACGTGTCGCTGAGTCGTGCCACCGATAGCTAGCTGTCTGCTGTGTCGATGGCTTCCTGCACACCGAGCCAGTTCGTGATGGAGCCGTCGGGACCGGTGAGTGGCACTATCGTCACTCGGTTTTTGAAGCGTGTGCCGTCCGCGCGATAGTTCCATAGTTCGACGGTTCGCCGTTCCCAGATGTCGATCCCTTCCTGAAGCGTTGCGACCGCCTCGGGGTCCGTGGCTGGTCCCTGCAGCAATCGAAGGTTCTCGCCGCGAAGCGTTGCCAGCGAGTACCCGGTCATCTCCTGAAGCGTCTGTGTCGCATATCGGACTGGGTTGTCCTGATACGCCGGGCCAGTGAGTGCCAGGCCCAGCGGGGCCGTCCCGAGTCGAACCATTTTCGCGATGTATTCTCGCTCGAAAGGAGTTACAGAGCCAGTCTCGAACCCATCGAGGGCCCGAATAATGCCTGCCGGCGAGTCCCCCGCGTGGTCCGGATCGACAGTCCGGAGCTGGTGTGTGTCGACAAGGTCCGGAAGTCGCCGGCGAAACTGCTCCTCGTCGAGCAGCATGGTTTCGATAAGTGCGTCCCTGAGTGCGGCCATGTTGGGAGTTGCCAGGCCTAGCCTTCGGAGGCACAAACTCCCGTCGGTATCCTGCATATGGCTGCTTGGACCTACCATTCATGCTGATAGAGTACCTGTTATAGATACGCGCTTGTCTCTACAATGTCTGAACACGAGTACCCGGTGGTCGGCCTTCCGACACCCAGCGAGACATACGGCCCCGGCGATGCTGTTGCCATCCAGCTTGATGCGCTTGAAACGAACGACAAGCCATGTGACGACGCGGGGATCATGACGGCGTACAACTTCGCCTCCCCGGCCAACCGCCGCTCGACTGGCCCCCTCGACCGGTTCATAGCCATGGTCGAGTCACCGCAGTACCGCCCGATGATCGACTTCGAAGAGGCTGTGCGAGGCCCTGTAGAGCAAGACGAGAACTACGCTGAGCAGCGGGTGACGATTACGGGACCGGATGGACGGACAACCACCTACGAGTTCGGTCTGTCAGTCCAGTCCGTCGGTGAGTTTCGAGGGTGCTGGCAAACCGACCGTGTTGTCGTGGTCTGATCGGGGGCGGCGACAGCTGAATCAGTGAGTTGTAACGTGTCGTGAATCGGGTTGCAATAGCGACGACCAGTTTTGCCCGTCGAGTACTCTTCCGACCTCTCTCATACACTGTTCCGCAGAGAACGCGCTACAGGTGTCGGCCTGCCAGCCACAGAGCCGTAAAATGGGTAATTCCCTTCGGTCAGAACATCCACCGCAGAGCAGCAACAAACACAGGCGAGCAATAGGGTATATTTGAAATAGCTACCGCCAAAGGGTACGGTATGAGGATTTCTATCGTCGGAGGGGGATTCGCCGGGCTGGCAGCAGCGCAAGTGGCTGAAGAGGTTACGTCGGACGTGCAACTCTACGATAAGGGCGCATACAGCGGTGATCGAAGGGGGGCTTGGGGGGAGATGGTCTGGGACTACTCGAAGCTGCCTCTGGATCGACATGTTCCGGGATACGTTAGAGAGGCTAATACCGGGATATTTGTCGGTTCCAACGGGAAAACAACTGTAACTGTTCCTGATGGCGTGATTTTGAACAGAGGGGAGTTAGAGAAACACTGGGCAGGCACGCTCGAACGGACAGAGATTGTAGAGAACGCAGACGTCGACGAAGCAGAGTTTCGAAGGCTATCTTCGGAGTCGGATCTACTGATTGATGCCACTGGTCAGTTCCCGATCTCACGCCGGTTTACGTCCCTATCCTATGACGTAGCGTGTCCGACGCTGAGCGGGAGGATTGAGGCTGACTTCTCCCATCTGTATCCTGAGCCAAGAGCACTTGCGTACGAGAATTACTTCCTCTGGATCGTGCCACAGTCACCGGAGGAGGCAACTGTCGGCCTCGGCTGTCGAGAGGACAAGCCCCCTGCCGAACTGTACGAAGATATGCGACAGTTGCTTGCAGAAATCGATATCGAGCCCCCAGAGCGTGAGAGCCTGTACGGCGGCACTGATGTCTCAAACGGGTTACGGAGCCTCTCACACTGTTCGTACGAGCTAAACGACTGTACAGTGCATATCGCGGGTGACGCCATCGGATTGGCAAACAGCCTGACGGGCTTTGGAATGATACATGCGGCACAGTCCGGCCGAGCTGCTGTGCGTTCCTTCCTGCAAGGGGAGTCGTATAAACGCAGGTTGTTGTGCCAGAACTTCTGGACGAAAGCGGTCACTGGTGTGGCTTCACCCATTCATCACACTATCGGATTAGACGGAATAGCTCAGTTGGCAAAGTCGGACATCGAGTATCAGGAGGCCTTCGAACCGCAGCAGCCAGCAGATATTCTGGGCGCTGTTCGAACCTTCATTTAGAGCCACTACTCACGGTTAGACACGCAGTCGGCCAGAGAGCGGTGTTCGGTCGGGAACCGTGGAGAGTGGTGGGACATGGTGTCGCTTAATTTTCAGGCGGGTCGTATTCGCTACCGATACGCTACTCTTGTCTGTATGAGTGCCAATTTGTCTCACAACTACTCACCAACCGTTTGAGCAGTCGGCGTAGCACAGATAGAGATACTCGTGTCAGCTCACCATGCCAGCTATGAAGATTAATCCTATCCTGTACCTATTTGATATAGCTATTTCTTATAGCCATCCATTATGTCCAAGTAGAATGACTATACAGCATAGCTGGTTAGTATAGCTAACGATTATAGCTGGAAAAGGTGGTCGAACAAGTTAGCGGACAAGGATAGTCAGCAAACGCAGCTGCTAGTTCTAGCCCTGTGCGATAGTTTACCTAGTCAGAGGTAGAGTCAAGCATAGCAAACAGGTCAGCCGTAGAGTGAAAGACAGTCGCAGTTCTACTCAGTGTAGAAGAACGGGTAAGGCGCTATCGGGAGGGGGACGACTGCTCCCAGTCGTACCCCCACTCACGGAGTTTTTCTGCGACAAGCTCCGGATTGTCCATGGCGACGACAAGGGCAGCCTCCAGCGCGTCGGTCTTGTATACGTCCTCGCCGACTGCATCTTCTAAATTGCGGAGAAAGGTGGACTCCCGCTCCTCAACCTCGGGCCGAATGAAAATCGGCCGTTGTTTACGATCTTGCTTGACGGAGTCCCGCCGAAATTTGTACGGGATGTCTGGTTGGGTCGTAGTTTCTACGGCAGGAGATTCGGTTTCGGTAGCTGGCATCGCATCCTGCTGGTCGTCCGTTTCCGCCTCTGTGTCTGTGTCCGCCTCTGCAAACGGATCGTCGCCTGAACCGGATTTCATGCTGTTGCCTCCTGTTCTCGGGTCTGACGGAGGTGTGCCGCCAGCTTTTCGAACTGCTCCAGCGTCTCGATTTCATAGTCACGTTCCCGACTCCGGTGTTCTTCGATGTATTTGAACGCCGAACACTGTTTGCGCCAACACCCCTCGAGCAAGGACGTTCGCTCACGGAACACGACCGGGATATCATACGACTGCGCACGGAGTCGTTTGAGCATCTCTTCTTGATCGTTGGTTCCTTTGAATCGGTTCGGTACAGCGGCCAACACACCGACGTTGATGTCTAGTGTGTCTTCAAGTCCAGTAACGAGGTCTGCCAGACCCTCGACGGACTGCTGGCCCTTCCCGCTCGGTTCGAACGGAATGACCAGGTTTCGTGTGGCGTGCAACGCGTTGTACAGTTTCACGTCTGCGGTTGCCGGCGGATCGATGATGACAGTGTCATACGCTGATGGAATGCCCGCGTCTTTTAATACACGAAGAAGTTGGACGTTCGGATTCCAGTTTTCACCGAAATCCGCTGCCTCTTCCTCGCGCCGCCGCAGATGTTTCGAGAGTACCTCCAGAGAGTTGTGTGCAGGGAGAACGTCGACACCCTCGGAAGTCTCAATCAGGTCAGCGAACGGCCCCCGTGGCCGTTCAACGAGGTGTCGAACTAAACTGTCGGCCTCTGAGTCCGTTCGGCGGTCCGCAACATCGAACAGGAACGAAAGGCTCCCCTCCTGGGGATCCATGTCGATTGCCAGTACGTCGTGACCAGCGCGGGCGTCGGCGACGGCGAGGTTCGCCGCCATCGTTGTCTTGCCGACACCGCCGGCCTCGCTGTACACGGTGTAGGTCAGCATACCGTATTGGATTCGCCGCACAGATATAAAGATTAGTCAGACGGTATAGCTATACCGTATAGCTATTTAATGTGTTTTCCCTGCCACACAACTGTTCCGTTCCCAC includes:
- a CDS encoding Nramp family divalent metal transporter; the protein is MSITKRLKAVGPGAMVAAAFIGPGTVTTASVTGAEFGYALLWTMVFSIAATIVLQEMSARLGLVSGEGLGEALRERFDNQIVEYVSIFLVVGAIGVGTAAYEAGNILGGAAGLATITGIDSTVWGVVMGLVAGLLLYTGRYKLIERALIGLVAVMAFSFVASAILIGPDPGAIAMGFVPGIPSGSLYLITGLIGTTIVGYNLFLHASNVQERWSGPDDIGHSRIDTVLSIVAGGVITITIMVTAAAAFEPGTQISDIGQMAEQLRPIAGPYAELFFSIGIFAAGFTSATTAPLAGAWATTGALGWESDMQSTQFRAVWGTILSVGVLSVLLGGSPVQIIVFAQVVNGILLPIVAVFLIYAMNQRDLLGEYTNGSIANALGAIVTLIVVWLGVRTLLSVAGVL
- a CDS encoding hydantoinase/oxoprolinase family protein; its protein translation is MGGRRIGVDVGGTFTDVTLSLDGELVTAKVPSTEDQSEGVIAGIEKACKAADIDPETVSEFSHAMTVSVNALLEEDGAKTALVTTDGFRDVLEIGRQDRPSLYDLSAEKPTPLVPRRRRFEVSERTTTDGIEQSVDESEVRAIAEQLREMDVESVAVSLLHAYAHPENETRVADILRDELDVPVSASHEVLAEFREYERTSTTAVDAYVRPAIDRYVSHLTDRARDLGLPQPRIMQANGGITEADTVRRNAVTTVLSGPAAGVVGAGSMADDEQDGLVTFDMGGTSSDVSLVRDGEAERTTEGVINERPIKTPMVDVETVGAGGGSIAWVDAGGALRIGPRSAGATPGPACYGKGGTEPTVTDANLVLGYIGASTSLGGELSLDEDAAYDALADLADEAGLDGPLEAARGVYRVANANMTRAIRSVTVERGYDPRKFGLAAFGGAGPMHAAAIADSLDMDRVVIPRASGVLSAYGLLAADEKRDAVRTYQRSLDAVDHDDVDAVYEDMADELLAEVSNRETATVRCSADLRYAGQSFELTVDVDRPFDTADARERFATAHQSAYGYRADESVELVNCRVTTTVERSAPPVEYAAEGDPQKGSREAVFADAVRETPVYGRAQLPPQDRIDGPAIIEGDESTIVVPPAWNVWVRDDGTLIMAVSDT
- a CDS encoding hydantoinase B/oxoprolinase family protein, whose amino-acid sequence is MNDEATTPSDEQEAIDPVTLEILRNQLESVATEMGHVLIRGAYSPNIKERQDCSTALFDASGRMVAQAEHIPVHLGAMPDAVDVVLQKDPKPGDVFIVNDPFAGGTHLPDITLVSTIAPNDEVIGYAVSRAHHADVGGSSPGSMPPGAKEIYEEGFRLPAVRLVDGGEPNAAVHDLIRANVRTPDEREADLRAQRAANERAEERIGELLEEHGSTLLDAFDAVIEYSRERVETELDALPDGTYRAQDILEGDGVTDADIPITVAVTIDGASVSVDFAGTADQVAGNLNAPLSVAKSAVYFVVRAITDPEIPPNHGCYEPVSVSAPAGSVLNPDAPAAVVGGNVETSQRVMDVTLAALATAVPDRVPAGGQGTMNNLIIGDRAGEFTYYETIGGGFGARPGKDGMDGVQVGMTNTLNTPVEAMETEYPLRVERYALRPSSGGDGRYRGGLGLERTVTVETDATVSLLTERRRTAPDGIDGGKDGATGENLVDGEPVPAKASVDVEAGSTISVRTPGGGGHGDPAERDPEAKERDRQDGKVDNQ
- a CDS encoding DUF3592 domain-containing protein — encoded protein: MKVPIGITTLHLSQKSALLLLLAVGLLGFGGYDYVQQSQAVDNAVAVQATITDARVDRMEGGRGIDYEPEIRYTYQYQGETYTSEQVFPSTGVRTYSDRSRAESVVESYEPGATTRAYVSPADPNDAFLVRERTPWPLRAIAIGGFLSVIGVLAGLGAKSPGQQELRPASEVQPAPRETWVDSHGETVHRLSKQGLGVCFVGFWLSLVALVFGLLNTTGGFGGPPQEIQAELLGPVGLSMLAGFSFWVGMVLSLCLYGVWSFTEYRQLRQRLSASKPPSPFRHPSRLVTILGTGDGDLSEYGQRVRLTGWVLLIAAGMTATLAYLLYTAS
- a CDS encoding PAS domain-containing protein gives rise to the protein MAALRDALIETMLLDEEQFRRRLPDLVDTHQLRTVDPDHAGDSPAGIIRALDGFETGSVTPFEREYIAKMVRLGTAPLGLALTGPAYQDNPVRYATQTLQEMTGYSLATLRGENLRLLQGPATDPEAVATLQEGIDIWERRTVELWNYRADGTRFKNRVTIVPLTGPDGSITNWLGVQEAIDTADS
- a CDS encoding DUF4864 domain-containing protein, translating into MSEHEYPVVGLPTPSETYGPGDAVAIQLDALETNDKPCDDAGIMTAYNFASPANRRSTGPLDRFIAMVESPQYRPMIDFEEAVRGPVEQDENYAEQRVTITGPDGRTTTYEFGLSVQSVGEFRGCWQTDRVVVV
- a CDS encoding NAD(P)/FAD-dependent oxidoreductase, whose amino-acid sequence is MRISIVGGGFAGLAAAQVAEEVTSDVQLYDKGAYSGDRRGAWGEMVWDYSKLPLDRHVPGYVREANTGIFVGSNGKTTVTVPDGVILNRGELEKHWAGTLERTEIVENADVDEAEFRRLSSESDLLIDATGQFPISRRFTSLSYDVACPTLSGRIEADFSHLYPEPRALAYENYFLWIVPQSPEEATVGLGCREDKPPAELYEDMRQLLAEIDIEPPERESLYGGTDVSNGLRSLSHCSYELNDCTVHIAGDAIGLANSLTGFGMIHAAQSGRAAVRSFLQGESYKRRLLCQNFWTKAVTGVASPIHHTIGLDGIAQLAKSDIEYQEAFEPQQPADILGAVRTFI
- a CDS encoding ParA family protein: MLTYTVYSEAGGVGKTTMAANLAVADARAGHDVLAIDMDPQEGSLSFLFDVADRRTDSEADSLVRHLVERPRGPFADLIETSEGVDVLPAHNSLEVLSKHLRRREEEAADFGENWNPNVQLLRVLKDAGIPSAYDTVIIDPPATADVKLYNALHATRNLVIPFEPSGKGQQSVEGLADLVTGLEDTLDINVGVLAAVPNRFKGTNDQEEMLKRLRAQSYDIPVVFRERTSLLEGCWRKQCSAFKYIEEHRSRERDYEIETLEQFEKLAAHLRQTREQEATA